The following are encoded together in the Clostridium sp. BJN0013 genome:
- a CDS encoding motility associated factor glycosyltransferase family protein produces MKTIDDIKFDSLIIIFGVDTGEYLNALYNVLCEKNRILIFEPNKEIFDKSQNNIDNDNVRLVFYDENSVRSKLYSVINNTNFNNLYVHAFGNYSRVYREEYEIFMENLDCVYYTACSSISIANRFSQIFIKNLIGNLKSLKSATPVNSYENINRGIPAIIVSAGPSLDKNLADMVKYKSKLDKYFIIAGNRTLRAMLKNGIRPDMVVSIDPVNDNYDMMKDCLEEDIPLVFYEYSNRYLIRDYKGEKIYLSTLLSKTIPKLCGLKGVYLGGSVAHTCVDIANIMGCSPLILAGQDFAFTYGKHHSESAVFDSDKKNNYNTDLNVRDVFGNKIKTNVTLNHFRAKIEEYIKFHSEVNNVEFINVSYGAEIKGAPHRELCEVFKIYNVDSRKKNYIIDRTIEIDAEGIAYDILNYVKRCTAAAEEGEELCKDLLSSESDKSLMDMDEDDEELKKFIYVMGIVNGFESSPERLYLGGYFNKFLFDIKEETFNMYAKDYDSLTSNLRYQSKCFLAYFHKMRDFLKEVESLILETLEEFY; encoded by the coding sequence TTGAAAACTATAGATGATATTAAGTTTGATTCGTTAATTATTATTTTTGGTGTTGATACAGGTGAATATTTAAATGCTTTATATAATGTCTTGTGTGAAAAAAACAGAATATTAATTTTTGAACCAAATAAGGAAATTTTTGATAAAAGCCAGAATAATATAGATAATGATAATGTAAGATTAGTTTTTTATGATGAAAATTCTGTGAGATCCAAATTGTATAGTGTGATAAATAATACAAATTTTAATAATCTATATGTTCATGCCTTCGGAAATTATTCCCGTGTATATAGAGAAGAATATGAAATATTTATGGAAAATTTGGATTGTGTTTATTATACGGCATGCTCTTCTATAAGTATTGCAAACAGATTTAGTCAAATATTTATTAAAAATTTAATAGGTAATCTAAAATCATTAAAAAGTGCAACGCCGGTTAATTCATATGAAAATATAAATAGAGGTATTCCCGCAATAATAGTATCCGCAGGGCCCTCTTTGGATAAAAATTTAGCAGATATGGTTAAATATAAAAGTAAATTAGATAAATATTTTATAATAGCAGGAAATAGAACACTTAGGGCAATGCTTAAAAATGGGATAAGACCGGATATGGTGGTATCAATAGATCCTGTAAATGACAATTATGATATGATGAAGGACTGTTTAGAGGAAGATATACCGCTGGTATTTTATGAATACAGTAATAGATATTTAATAAGAGATTATAAAGGTGAAAAAATATATTTGTCAACATTATTGTCAAAGACAATACCCAAGCTATGTGGACTTAAAGGAGTGTATTTAGGAGGTTCGGTAGCTCATACCTGTGTAGATATTGCAAACATTATGGGATGTTCCCCCTTGATATTGGCAGGACAAGATTTTGCTTTTACCTATGGCAAGCATCATTCGGAGTCAGCTGTTTTTGATAGTGATAAAAAAAATAACTATAATACTGATTTAAATGTAAGGGATGTATTTGGTAACAAAATAAAGACCAATGTAACACTTAATCACTTTAGAGCAAAAATAGAAGAGTATATAAAATTTCATAGTGAAGTTAACAATGTAGAATTTATCAATGTATCTTACGGGGCGGAAATTAAAGGTGCACCTCACAGGGAATTATGTGAGGTATTTAAAATATATAATGTGGATAGTAGAAAAAAAAATTATATTATAGATAGAACAATTGAAATAGATGCAGAAGGTATAGCTTATGATATATTGAATTATGTGAAAAGATGTACAGCTGCGGCAGAAGAGGGAGAAGAGTTATGTAAAGATTTATTGTCCAGTGAATCTGATAAATCTTTAATGGATATGGATGAAGATGATGAAGAACTTAAAAAGTTTATATATGTTATGGGAATAGTAAATGGGTTTGAATCATCACCAGAAAGACTTTATCTAGGCGGATATTTTAATAAATTTTTATTTGATATAAAAGAAGAAACTTTTAATATGTATGCTAAAGATTATGATTCTTTGACTTCAAACTTAAGATATCAAAGTAAATGTTTTTTAGCTTATTTTCATAAAATGAGAGATTTTCTGAAAGAAGTTGAGTCTTTAATATTAGAGACACTGGAGGAGTTTTATTAA